Proteins encoded in a region of the Zea mays cultivar B73 chromosome 2, Zm-B73-REFERENCE-NAM-5.0, whole genome shotgun sequence genome:
- the LOC103648406 gene encoding uncharacterized protein, with protein sequence MGTLEVAWWPAGIEPSEGSPPSKSCLGWPFFRPPPLCLATNLLLSANISNHIFLLLLLLLLLSIRAPGGHVKTKGTIYLSNIRMVFVASKPVGNFFAFDMPLLFVHGEKFNQPIFHCNNISGFVEPVVPDNQNRALYSTHTFKILFKEGGCGTFVPLFLNLTASVRRYNEFEAQSAANMAPRVDPLQAAQTPVDDMMRHAYVDPNDPTKIYLQQPAPESQLRRRNYHGPADAN encoded by the exons ATGGGCACGCTAGAGGTGGCGTGGTGGCCGGCCGGAATTGAGCCCTCGGAGGGTTCTCCTCCGAGCAAGTCCTGCCTAGGATGGCCATTCTTCCGGCCACCGCCCCTTTGTTTGGCGACGAATCTG TTGCTCTCCGCAAACATATCTAACCATATTTTCTTACTGCTGCTGCTTCTCTTGTTATTATCAATCAGAGCTCCTGGAGGTCATGTGAAAACAAAAGGCACAATTTACCTGTCCAATATAAGGATGGTGTTTGTTGCCAGCAAGCCTGTTGGCAACTTCTTTGCTTTTGATATGCCACTG TTGTTTGTGCATGGTGAGAAGTTCAATCAGCCCATATTTCACTGCAACAACATCTCTGGATTCGTTGAACCA GTCGTTCCAGACAATCAGAACAGGGCCCTGTACTCAACTCACACCTTCAAGATCTTGTTCAAGGAAGGCGGCTGTGGTACTTTCGTTCCTCTCTTCCTTAACCTGACTGCATCTGTGCGGCGCTACAATGAGTTTGAAGCCCAGTCTGCTGCTAACATGGCACCGCGTGTGGATCCTCTGCAAGCCGCGCAGACTCCTGTCGATGATATGATGCGTCATGC GTATGTTGACCCAAATGACCCTACCAAGATTTACCTTCAGCAACCTGCCCCAGAATCGCAGCTGAGGAGGAGAAACTACCACGGCCCAGCTGATGCGAATTAG
- the LOC103648405 gene encoding coiled-coil domain-containing protein 25, with protein MNNSFDYNICNSSFSFLKVRTIKVEKRINEIVNRLNKTKVERKPDLKAEREAISAAEKAERKAQLRDKKRREEMERLDKEKQADIRSYKGLMVQEKMTSNKQIASGSKTLQELEEDFM; from the exons ATGAATAATAGCTTCGACTATAATATCTGTAACTCATCCTTTTCTTTTTTGAAGGTTCGCACTATTAAAGTGGAAAAGAGGATCAATGAGATTGTGAACCGCTTGAATAAGACAAAGGTGGAACGGAAACCTGATTTAAAGG CTGAAAGAGAGGCTATTAGTGCTGCTGAAAAGGCAGAAAGAAAGGCACAGCTTAGAGACAAG AAACGTAGGGAAGAGATGGAGAGGCTTGACAAAGAGAAGCAGGCTGATATCAGGAGCTACAAGGGTCTAATGGTCCAAGAGAAGATGACTTCCAACAAACAAATCGCTTCTGGCAGCAAGACCCTGCAGGAACTTGAAGAAGACTTCATGTGA